The following are from one region of the Oryzias latipes chromosome 12, ASM223467v1 genome:
- the myo5b gene encoding unconventional myosin-Vb isoform X1: MTAHTCGRCGLGGTRLMSELRPSESSRRSRRRMKVEYNLYCQFTRVWIPDPEEVWKGAEIIKDYKEGDPVLHLKLEDETTLEYQVGPNQNPLPFLRNPDILVGENDLTALSYLHEPAVLHNLRVRFLESNHIYTYCGIVLVAINPYEPLQIYGEEVINAYSGQNMGDMDPHIFAVAEEAYKQMARDERNQSIIVSGESGAGKTVSAKYAMRFFATVGGSSTDTSVEEKVLASSPIMEAIGNAKTTRNDNSSRFGKYIQIGFSRHYHIIGANMRTYLLEKSRVVFQAEEERNYHIFYQLCASASLPEFQDLGLTSAEDFTYTSLGENIFIEGVNDAEDFCKTREAFTLLGIKDSSQSSIFRIVASILHLGNIQICSERDGESCHILRDDAHLQSFCKLLGVELQQMEHWLCHRKLVTASETYVKSMGAKQAVNARDALAKHIYARLFDWIVEHINKALHTSSKQHSFIGVLDIYGFETFEVNSFEQFCINYANEKLQQQFNSHVFKLEQEEYMKELIPWTLIDFHDNQPCIDLIEARLGILDLLDEECKVPKGTDQNWAQKLYKQHSNSAHFQKPRMSNISFIVIHFADKVEYQCDGFLEKNRDTVYEEQINILKASQFQMVADLFLDKDDAPPSSKPSRVNVRALKSTPKAPNKEHRKSVGLQFRSSLHLLMDTLNATTPHYVRCIKPNDLKEAFSFDSRRAVQQLRACGVLETIRISAAGYPSRWTYLEFFSRYRVLMKRSDMTAADKKLVCKNLLETLIKEPDMFQFGKTKIFFRAGQVAYLEKLRADKFRSACIAIQKTVRGWLQRIRYRKIRRSAVALQRYGRGYLARRYAEFLRHSRAALFCQKQYRMVRERRAYLRKRRAVVTIQAFTRGTLTRRIYWEFLLHHKAMIIQKHVRGWLQRRRFRRARAAAVVIQCAFRCMQAKRLLKQRKIEARSAEHLKKLNTGMEMKIVQLQRKMDDQTKELKVQNEQLVTVNVTLGSEVSKLQKELQEVRSHRSDGGRELQEELERLRQQLQEAIAARKKLEEEHASEKTELSQRVEELEEENTLLKSQKEELNQQIQQQSRNSKVEASSASLLAELDEERRRYQNLLKEFSRLEQRYDNLKEEQSLNKFQPGHRRNPSNQSSLESDSNYPSVSTSEVGDTEDSIQLVDEMGMEKAAMDISLFMKLQKRVRELEQERKRLQLNLDKMEELSRRKGSEPRSPVSEQETADLAYDNLKRQELESENKKLKNDLNDLRKTLSAAPDGPSSELQDGYNLLLRQLRAANEELDARKEEVLILRTQIVSKAQQQENGQNVEPDGGPDRGSREPPDADSDLTDYHGLSESKKLLEAQLQSQSRTHRDELEALHTQIELLKDDLEKKQEILNYTSSLSPEARVEYSVQQEITRLTNDNLDLKELVEKLEKNERKLKKQLRIYMKKVQELEAAVAAQGASSRPELSRQVTVQRKEKDFDGMLEYSKEDEARLIKALISDVRPSSVSATVPCLPAYILFMCIRHADHVNDDQKVESLLTSTINTIKKVLKKNNEDFEMISFWLANTSRLLHCLKQYSGDEAFMTQNTAKQNEHCLKNFDLAEYRQVLSDLSIQIYQQLIKVAEGIIQPMIVSAMLESESIPSLAGVKPMGYRNRSHSMDTDDGPSSYTLEALIRQLGQFHAVMQEHGLDPEIIGQVVRQLFSCINANTLNNLLLRKDVCSWSTGMQLRYNTSQMEEWLRANNLLQSKAAATLEPIIQAAQLLQVKKKTTQDAEAICTLCTALTTQQIVKILNLYTPLNEFEERVTVSFIRGIQNRLQERNDPPQLLLDTKFTFPVLFPYAPSALSLDALHIPASLGIDFLVRV, from the exons ATGACGGCTCATACCTGTGGCAGGTGTGGTTTGGGCGGGACTCGCCTGATGTCTGAGCTCAGACCGTCTGAGAGCAGCAGACGCTCTAGACGGAGGATGAAGGTGGAATACAACCTCTACTGCcag TTCACACGGGTCTGGATCCCAGACCCGGAGGAGGTCTGGAAGGGTGCAGAGATCATCAAAGACTACAAAGAAGGAGATCCTGTGCTCCATCTAAAGTTGGAGGATGAGACG ACTTTGGAGTACCAAGTGGGTCCAAACCAGAACCCGCTGCCGTTCCTGCGAAACCCGGACATCCTGGTGGGCGAGAACGACCTGACGGCTCTCAGCTACCTCCATGAGCCCGCCGTCCTGCACAACCTGAGGGTTCGATTCCTGGAGTCCAACCACATCTACACGTACTGTG GCATCGTTCTAGTGGCCATCAACCCCTACGAGCCTCTGCAGATCTATGGGGAGGAGGTGATCAACGCCTACAGCGGGCAGAACATGGGGGACATGGACCCACACATCTTTGCTGTGGCTGAGGAGGCCTACAAGCAGATGGCCAG AGATGAGCGAAACCAATCGATCATTGTGAGCGGAGAATCCGGCGCCGGTAAGACGGTGTCTGCCAAGTATGCCATGAGGTTCTTCGCCACTGTGGGCGGCTCCTCCACCGACACCAGTGTGGAGGAGAAGGTTCTGGCCTCCAGCCCCATCATGGAG GCCATTGGAAACGCCAAAACCACGCGGAACGACAACAGCAGCCGCTTTGGGAAGTACATCCAGATCGGCTTCAGCAGACACTACCACATCATCGGTGCCAACATGAGGACTTACCTGCTGGAGAAGTCTCGCGTTGTCTTCCAG gcagaggaggagaggaactATCACATCTTCTACCAGCTCTGTGCCTCGGCCAGTTTGCCGGAGTTCCAAGACCTCGGCCTCA ccaGCGCAGAGGATTTCACCTACACCTCTCTAGGAGAGAACATCTTCATCGAAGGCGTGAACGACGCCGAAGACTTCTGCAAGACCAGAGAGGCCTTCACACTACTAG GTATCAAGGACAGCAGTCAGAGCAGCATCTTTAGGATCGTGGCGTCCATCCTTCATCTAGGAAACATCCAGATCTGCTCGGAGCGAGACGGAGAATCCTGCCACATCTTG AGGGACGACGCCCACCTCCAGAGCTTCTGCAAACTCCTGGGGGTGGAGCTTCAGCAGATGGAGCACTGGCTCTGCCACAGGAAGCTGGTGACGGCGTCCGAGACCTACGTGAAGAGCATGGGCGCCAAGCAGGCGGTCAACGCGCGCGATGCGCTTGCCAAGCACATCTATGCCCGGCTGTTCGACTGGATTGTGGAGCACATCAACAAGGCGCTACACACATCCAGCAAGCAGCACTCCTTCATCGGCGTCCTGGACATCTACGG GTTCGAGACCTTCGAGGTGAACAGCTTTGAACAGTTCTGCATCAACTATGCCAacgagaagctgcagcagcagttcaACTCT CATGTCTTCAAACTGGAGCAGGAGGAATACATGAAGGAGCTGATCCCGTGGACGCTGATCGACTTCCATGACAACCAGCCCTGCATCGACCTGATCGAGGCGCGACTCGGAATCCTGGACCTGCTGGATGAGGAGTGTAAG GTTCCAAAGGGAACGGACCAGAACTGGGCCCAGAAGCTCTACAAGCAGCACTCCAACAGCGCGCACTTCCAGAAACCTCGAATGTCCAACATTTCCTTTATCGTCATCCATTTCGCTGACAAG GTGGAGTACCAGTGTGACGGCTTCCTGGAGAAGAACCGAGACACGGTGTATGAAGAACAGATCAACATTCTGAAAGCCAGCCAG TTTCAGATGGTGGCCGATCTGTTTCTGGACAAGGATGATGCCCCGCCCTCTTCCAAGCCCTCCAGGGTGAACGTCAGAGCTCTGAAGTCGACTCCAAAAGCTCCCAACAAGGAGCACAGGAAGTCGGTGGGGCTCCAG TTCCGCTCGTCTCTGCACCTCCTCATGGACACGCTGAACGCCACCACGCCCCACTACGTCCGCTGCATCAAACCCAATGACCTTAAGGAGGCCTTCTC gtttgattcccggcgAGCTGTGCAGCAGCTCCGGGCTTGTGGAGTTCTGGAGACGATCCGGATCAGCGCTGCTGGGTATCCGTCGCG GTGGACGTACCTGGAGTTCTTCAGCCGGTACCGGGTTCTGATGAAGAGATCCGACATGACTGCTGCAGATAAGAAGCTGGTCTGTAAGAATCTGCTGGAGACGCTGATTAAG GAACCAGACATGTTCCAGTTTGGGAAGACGAAGATCTTCTTCCGGGCCGGCCAGGTGGCTTACCTGGAGAAGCTGCGGGCCGACAAATTCCGCTCCGCCTGCATCGCCATCCAGAAGACGGTCCGGGGGTGGCTGCAGAGGATCCGGTACCGCAAGATTCGCAGATCTGCCGTGGCGCTGCAAAGATACGGGAGGGGGTACCTGGCCCGCAG GTACGCAGAGTTCTTGCGCCATAGCCGGGCCGCCCTGTTCTGCCAGAAACAGTACCGCATGGTGAGAGAGAGGCGGGCCtacctgaggaagaggagggccGTTGTCACCATCCAGGCGTTCACCCGAGGAACGCTGACCCGCAGGATCTACTGGGAG TTCCTGCTGCACCACAAGGCCATGATCATCCAGAAGCACGTGCGCGGCTGGCTACAGAGAAGGAGGTTCAGACGTGCGCGCGCCGCCGCCGTGGTCATTCAGTGTGCGTTCAGGTGCATGCAGGCCAAACGGCTACTGAAGCAGCGGAAGATCGAGGCGCGCTCCGCCGAGCACCTGAAGAAGCTGAACACCGGCATGGAGATGAAGAttgtgcagctgcagaggaaGATGGACGATCAG ACCAAAGAGCTGAAGGTCCAGAACGAGCAGCTGGTGACGGTAAACGTCACTCTGGGCTCCGAAGTCTCCAAGctgcagaaggagctgcaggaggtcCGGAGCCACCGGAGCGACGGAGGCcgggagctgcaggaggagctggagaggctgcggcagcagctgcaggaggccATCGCCGccaggaagaagctggaggaggagcacGCCAGCGAGAAGACGGAACTGTCACAG AgggtggaggagctggaggaggagaacactCTGCTAAAAAGCCAGAAGGAGGAGCTCAACCAGCAGATCCAGCAGCAGAGTAGGAACAGCAAAG TGGAGGCCAGCAGTGCGTCTCTGCTGGCGGAGCTGGATGAGGAGCGACGGCGGTACCAGAACCTCCTGAAGGAGTTCTCCAGGCTGGAGCAGCGGTACGACaacctgaaggaggagcagagcctGAACAAA TTCCAACCAGGACACCGGAGGAACCCGTCCAACcagagcagcctggagtcggaCTCCAACTACCCCTCCGTCTCCACCTCGGAGGTGGGAGACACGGAGGACTCCATCCAGCTGGTGGAC GAGATGGGGATGGAGAAGGCCGCCATGGACATCAGTCTGTTCATGAAGCTGCAGAAGAGGGTCCGAGAGCTGGAACAGGAGCGGAAGAGGCTGCAGCTCAACCTGGACAAGATGGAGGAACTTTCAAGGCGCAAG GGCTCGGAACCGAGAAGTCCAGTTTCTGAGCAGGAGACTGCAGACCTGGCGTACGACAACCTGAAG AGACAGGAGCTGGAATCGGAGAACAAGAAGCTGAAGAACGACCTGAACGACCTGAGGAAGACGCTGAGCGCGGCGCCGGACGGGCCGTCCAGCGAGCTGCAGGACGGTTACAACCTGCTGCTCCGCCAGCTGAGGGCCGCCAACGAGGAGCTGGACGCCCGCAAGGAGGAAGTTCTGATCCTGAGGACCCAGATCGTGAGCAAGGCCCAGCAGCAGGAGAACGGCCAGAACGTG GAACCTGACGGAGGTCCAGACCGCGGCAGCAGAGAGCCTCCGGACGCCGACTCTGACCTGACAGACTACCACGGACTGTCTGAATCCAAAAA GCTGCTGGAGGCGCAGCTGCAGTCTCAGTCGCGGACGCATCGGGACGAGCTGGAGGCTCTGCACACGCAGATCGAGCTGCTGAAGGACGACCTGGAGAAGAAGCAGGAGATCCTCAACTACACCTCCTCTCTGTCCCCGGAGGCGCGGGTGGAGTACAGCGTGCAGCAGGAGATCACCAGGCTCACCAACGACAACCTG GATCTAAAGGAGCTGGTGGAGAAGCTGGAGAAGAACGAGAGGAAGCTGAAGAAGCAGCTGAGGATTTACATGAAGAAGGTCCAGGAGCTAGAAG CCGCCGTCGCCGCTCAGGGCGCCAGCTCCAGACCCGAGCTGAGCCGGCAGGTGACCGTCCAGAGGAAGGAGAAAGACTTCGATGGCATGCTGGAGTACAGCAAGGAGGATGAAGCCCGCCTAATCAAGGCTCTGATCTCAG acgTGCGGCCCAGCTCGGTGTCCGCCACCGTCCCGTGTCTGCCCGCCTACATCCTCTTCATGTGCATCCGCCACGCCGACCACGTCAACGACGACCAGAAGGTGGAGTCTCTTCTCACCTCCACCATCAACACCATCAAGAAGGTCCTGAAG aaaaacaacgaGGACTTCGAGATGATCTCCTTCTGGCTCGCCAACACCAGCCGACTGCTGCACTGCCTGAAGCAGTACAGCGGAGACGAG GCCTTCATGACCCAGAACACTGCCAAGCAGAACGAGCACTGCCTGAAGAACTTTGACCTGGCCGAGTACCGGCAGGTGCTGAGCGACCTGTCCATCCAGATCTACCAGCAGCTCATCAAGGTGGCCGAAGGCATCATCCAGCCCATGATCG TGTCGGCCATGTTGGAGAGCGAGAGCATCCCCAGCCTGGCGGGCGTGAAGCCCATGGGCTACCGGAACCGCTCGCACAGCATGGACACCGACGACGGGCCCAGCAGCTACACCCTGGAGGCGCTGATCCGGCAGCTGGGGCAGTTCCACGCCGTCATGCAGGAACACGGGCTGGATCCTGAGATCATCGGGCAGGTGGTGCGGCAGCTGTTCAGCTGCATCAACGCCAACACGCTCAACAACCTGCTGCTGCGCAAGGACGTCTGCTCATGGAGCACCGGCATGCAGCTCAG GTACAACACCAGCCAGATGGAGGAGTGGCTTCGAGCCAACAACCTGCTCCAGAGCAAAGCCGCCGCCACGCTGGAGCCCATCATCCAGGCGgcgcagctgctgcaggtcaagAAGAAGACCACGCAGGACGCCGAGGCCATCTGCACGCTCTGCACCGCGCTCACCACGCAGCAG ATCGTGAAGATCCTGAACCTGTACACGCCTCTGAACGAGTTTGAGGAGCGGGTCACCGTCTCCTTCATCAGAGGCATCCAG AACCGCCTCCAGGAGAGGAACGACCCCCCCCAGCTCCTGCTGGATACCAAGTTCACCTTCCCGGTGTTGTTCCCGTACGCGCCGTCCGCTCTGAGTCTGGACGCGCTGCACATTCCCGCCTCGCTCGGCATCGACTTCCTGGTCAGGGTGTGA
- the myo5b gene encoding unconventional myosin-Vb isoform X2 yields MSVNDLYTKFTRVWIPDPEEVWKGAEIIKDYKEGDPVLHLKLEDETTLEYQVGPNQNPLPFLRNPDILVGENDLTALSYLHEPAVLHNLRVRFLESNHIYTYCGIVLVAINPYEPLQIYGEEVINAYSGQNMGDMDPHIFAVAEEAYKQMARDERNQSIIVSGESGAGKTVSAKYAMRFFATVGGSSTDTSVEEKVLASSPIMEAIGNAKTTRNDNSSRFGKYIQIGFSRHYHIIGANMRTYLLEKSRVVFQAEEERNYHIFYQLCASASLPEFQDLGLTSAEDFTYTSLGENIFIEGVNDAEDFCKTREAFTLLGIKDSSQSSIFRIVASILHLGNIQICSERDGESCHILRDDAHLQSFCKLLGVELQQMEHWLCHRKLVTASETYVKSMGAKQAVNARDALAKHIYARLFDWIVEHINKALHTSSKQHSFIGVLDIYGFETFEVNSFEQFCINYANEKLQQQFNSHVFKLEQEEYMKELIPWTLIDFHDNQPCIDLIEARLGILDLLDEECKVPKGTDQNWAQKLYKQHSNSAHFQKPRMSNISFIVIHFADKVEYQCDGFLEKNRDTVYEEQINILKASQFQMVADLFLDKDDAPPSSKPSRVNVRALKSTPKAPNKEHRKSVGLQFRSSLHLLMDTLNATTPHYVRCIKPNDLKEAFSFDSRRAVQQLRACGVLETIRISAAGYPSRWTYLEFFSRYRVLMKRSDMTAADKKLVCKNLLETLIKEPDMFQFGKTKIFFRAGQVAYLEKLRADKFRSACIAIQKTVRGWLQRIRYRKIRRSAVALQRYGRGYLARRYAEFLRHSRAALFCQKQYRMVRERRAYLRKRRAVVTIQAFTRGTLTRRIYWEFLLHHKAMIIQKHVRGWLQRRRFRRARAAAVVIQCAFRCMQAKRLLKQRKIEARSAEHLKKLNTGMEMKIVQLQRKMDDQTKELKVQNEQLVTVNVTLGSEVSKLQKELQEVRSHRSDGGRELQEELERLRQQLQEAIAARKKLEEEHASEKTELSQRVEELEEENTLLKSQKEELNQQIQQQSRNSKVEASSASLLAELDEERRRYQNLLKEFSRLEQRYDNLKEEQSLNKFQPGHRRNPSNQSSLESDSNYPSVSTSEVGDTEDSIQLVDEMGMEKAAMDISLFMKLQKRVRELEQERKRLQLNLDKMEELSRRKGSEPRSPVSEQETADLAYDNLKRQELESENKKLKNDLNDLRKTLSAAPDGPSSELQDGYNLLLRQLRAANEELDARKEEVLILRTQIVSKAQQQENGQNVEPDGGPDRGSREPPDADSDLTDYHGLSESKKLLEAQLQSQSRTHRDELEALHTQIELLKDDLEKKQEILNYTSSLSPEARVEYSVQQEITRLTNDNLDLKELVEKLEKNERKLKKQLRIYMKKVQELEAAVAAQGASSRPELSRQVTVQRKEKDFDGMLEYSKEDEARLIKALISDVRPSSVSATVPCLPAYILFMCIRHADHVNDDQKVESLLTSTINTIKKVLKKNNEDFEMISFWLANTSRLLHCLKQYSGDEAFMTQNTAKQNEHCLKNFDLAEYRQVLSDLSIQIYQQLIKVAEGIIQPMIVSAMLESESIPSLAGVKPMGYRNRSHSMDTDDGPSSYTLEALIRQLGQFHAVMQEHGLDPEIIGQVVRQLFSCINANTLNNLLLRKDVCSWSTGMQLRYNTSQMEEWLRANNLLQSKAAATLEPIIQAAQLLQVKKKTTQDAEAICTLCTALTTQQIVKILNLYTPLNEFEERVTVSFIRGIQNRLQERNDPPQLLLDTKFTFPVLFPYAPSALSLDALHIPASLGIDFLVRV; encoded by the exons ATGTCCGTGAACGACCTGTACACGAAG TTCACACGGGTCTGGATCCCAGACCCGGAGGAGGTCTGGAAGGGTGCAGAGATCATCAAAGACTACAAAGAAGGAGATCCTGTGCTCCATCTAAAGTTGGAGGATGAGACG ACTTTGGAGTACCAAGTGGGTCCAAACCAGAACCCGCTGCCGTTCCTGCGAAACCCGGACATCCTGGTGGGCGAGAACGACCTGACGGCTCTCAGCTACCTCCATGAGCCCGCCGTCCTGCACAACCTGAGGGTTCGATTCCTGGAGTCCAACCACATCTACACGTACTGTG GCATCGTTCTAGTGGCCATCAACCCCTACGAGCCTCTGCAGATCTATGGGGAGGAGGTGATCAACGCCTACAGCGGGCAGAACATGGGGGACATGGACCCACACATCTTTGCTGTGGCTGAGGAGGCCTACAAGCAGATGGCCAG AGATGAGCGAAACCAATCGATCATTGTGAGCGGAGAATCCGGCGCCGGTAAGACGGTGTCTGCCAAGTATGCCATGAGGTTCTTCGCCACTGTGGGCGGCTCCTCCACCGACACCAGTGTGGAGGAGAAGGTTCTGGCCTCCAGCCCCATCATGGAG GCCATTGGAAACGCCAAAACCACGCGGAACGACAACAGCAGCCGCTTTGGGAAGTACATCCAGATCGGCTTCAGCAGACACTACCACATCATCGGTGCCAACATGAGGACTTACCTGCTGGAGAAGTCTCGCGTTGTCTTCCAG gcagaggaggagaggaactATCACATCTTCTACCAGCTCTGTGCCTCGGCCAGTTTGCCGGAGTTCCAAGACCTCGGCCTCA ccaGCGCAGAGGATTTCACCTACACCTCTCTAGGAGAGAACATCTTCATCGAAGGCGTGAACGACGCCGAAGACTTCTGCAAGACCAGAGAGGCCTTCACACTACTAG GTATCAAGGACAGCAGTCAGAGCAGCATCTTTAGGATCGTGGCGTCCATCCTTCATCTAGGAAACATCCAGATCTGCTCGGAGCGAGACGGAGAATCCTGCCACATCTTG AGGGACGACGCCCACCTCCAGAGCTTCTGCAAACTCCTGGGGGTGGAGCTTCAGCAGATGGAGCACTGGCTCTGCCACAGGAAGCTGGTGACGGCGTCCGAGACCTACGTGAAGAGCATGGGCGCCAAGCAGGCGGTCAACGCGCGCGATGCGCTTGCCAAGCACATCTATGCCCGGCTGTTCGACTGGATTGTGGAGCACATCAACAAGGCGCTACACACATCCAGCAAGCAGCACTCCTTCATCGGCGTCCTGGACATCTACGG GTTCGAGACCTTCGAGGTGAACAGCTTTGAACAGTTCTGCATCAACTATGCCAacgagaagctgcagcagcagttcaACTCT CATGTCTTCAAACTGGAGCAGGAGGAATACATGAAGGAGCTGATCCCGTGGACGCTGATCGACTTCCATGACAACCAGCCCTGCATCGACCTGATCGAGGCGCGACTCGGAATCCTGGACCTGCTGGATGAGGAGTGTAAG GTTCCAAAGGGAACGGACCAGAACTGGGCCCAGAAGCTCTACAAGCAGCACTCCAACAGCGCGCACTTCCAGAAACCTCGAATGTCCAACATTTCCTTTATCGTCATCCATTTCGCTGACAAG GTGGAGTACCAGTGTGACGGCTTCCTGGAGAAGAACCGAGACACGGTGTATGAAGAACAGATCAACATTCTGAAAGCCAGCCAG TTTCAGATGGTGGCCGATCTGTTTCTGGACAAGGATGATGCCCCGCCCTCTTCCAAGCCCTCCAGGGTGAACGTCAGAGCTCTGAAGTCGACTCCAAAAGCTCCCAACAAGGAGCACAGGAAGTCGGTGGGGCTCCAG TTCCGCTCGTCTCTGCACCTCCTCATGGACACGCTGAACGCCACCACGCCCCACTACGTCCGCTGCATCAAACCCAATGACCTTAAGGAGGCCTTCTC gtttgattcccggcgAGCTGTGCAGCAGCTCCGGGCTTGTGGAGTTCTGGAGACGATCCGGATCAGCGCTGCTGGGTATCCGTCGCG GTGGACGTACCTGGAGTTCTTCAGCCGGTACCGGGTTCTGATGAAGAGATCCGACATGACTGCTGCAGATAAGAAGCTGGTCTGTAAGAATCTGCTGGAGACGCTGATTAAG GAACCAGACATGTTCCAGTTTGGGAAGACGAAGATCTTCTTCCGGGCCGGCCAGGTGGCTTACCTGGAGAAGCTGCGGGCCGACAAATTCCGCTCCGCCTGCATCGCCATCCAGAAGACGGTCCGGGGGTGGCTGCAGAGGATCCGGTACCGCAAGATTCGCAGATCTGCCGTGGCGCTGCAAAGATACGGGAGGGGGTACCTGGCCCGCAG GTACGCAGAGTTCTTGCGCCATAGCCGGGCCGCCCTGTTCTGCCAGAAACAGTACCGCATGGTGAGAGAGAGGCGGGCCtacctgaggaagaggagggccGTTGTCACCATCCAGGCGTTCACCCGAGGAACGCTGACCCGCAGGATCTACTGGGAG TTCCTGCTGCACCACAAGGCCATGATCATCCAGAAGCACGTGCGCGGCTGGCTACAGAGAAGGAGGTTCAGACGTGCGCGCGCCGCCGCCGTGGTCATTCAGTGTGCGTTCAGGTGCATGCAGGCCAAACGGCTACTGAAGCAGCGGAAGATCGAGGCGCGCTCCGCCGAGCACCTGAAGAAGCTGAACACCGGCATGGAGATGAAGAttgtgcagctgcagaggaaGATGGACGATCAG ACCAAAGAGCTGAAGGTCCAGAACGAGCAGCTGGTGACGGTAAACGTCACTCTGGGCTCCGAAGTCTCCAAGctgcagaaggagctgcaggaggtcCGGAGCCACCGGAGCGACGGAGGCcgggagctgcaggaggagctggagaggctgcggcagcagctgcaggaggccATCGCCGccaggaagaagctggaggaggagcacGCCAGCGAGAAGACGGAACTGTCACAG AgggtggaggagctggaggaggagaacactCTGCTAAAAAGCCAGAAGGAGGAGCTCAACCAGCAGATCCAGCAGCAGAGTAGGAACAGCAAAG TGGAGGCCAGCAGTGCGTCTCTGCTGGCGGAGCTGGATGAGGAGCGACGGCGGTACCAGAACCTCCTGAAGGAGTTCTCCAGGCTGGAGCAGCGGTACGACaacctgaaggaggagcagagcctGAACAAA TTCCAACCAGGACACCGGAGGAACCCGTCCAACcagagcagcctggagtcggaCTCCAACTACCCCTCCGTCTCCACCTCGGAGGTGGGAGACACGGAGGACTCCATCCAGCTGGTGGAC GAGATGGGGATGGAGAAGGCCGCCATGGACATCAGTCTGTTCATGAAGCTGCAGAAGAGGGTCCGAGAGCTGGAACAGGAGCGGAAGAGGCTGCAGCTCAACCTGGACAAGATGGAGGAACTTTCAAGGCGCAAG GGCTCGGAACCGAGAAGTCCAGTTTCTGAGCAGGAGACTGCAGACCTGGCGTACGACAACCTGAAG AGACAGGAGCTGGAATCGGAGAACAAGAAGCTGAAGAACGACCTGAACGACCTGAGGAAGACGCTGAGCGCGGCGCCGGACGGGCCGTCCAGCGAGCTGCAGGACGGTTACAACCTGCTGCTCCGCCAGCTGAGGGCCGCCAACGAGGAGCTGGACGCCCGCAAGGAGGAAGTTCTGATCCTGAGGACCCAGATCGTGAGCAAGGCCCAGCAGCAGGAGAACGGCCAGAACGTG GAACCTGACGGAGGTCCAGACCGCGGCAGCAGAGAGCCTCCGGACGCCGACTCTGACCTGACAGACTACCACGGACTGTCTGAATCCAAAAA GCTGCTGGAGGCGCAGCTGCAGTCTCAGTCGCGGACGCATCGGGACGAGCTGGAGGCTCTGCACACGCAGATCGAGCTGCTGAAGGACGACCTGGAGAAGAAGCAGGAGATCCTCAACTACACCTCCTCTCTGTCCCCGGAGGCGCGGGTGGAGTACAGCGTGCAGCAGGAGATCACCAGGCTCACCAACGACAACCTG GATCTAAAGGAGCTGGTGGAGAAGCTGGAGAAGAACGAGAGGAAGCTGAAGAAGCAGCTGAGGATTTACATGAAGAAGGTCCAGGAGCTAGAAG CCGCCGTCGCCGCTCAGGGCGCCAGCTCCAGACCCGAGCTGAGCCGGCAGGTGACCGTCCAGAGGAAGGAGAAAGACTTCGATGGCATGCTGGAGTACAGCAAGGAGGATGAAGCCCGCCTAATCAAGGCTCTGATCTCAG acgTGCGGCCCAGCTCGGTGTCCGCCACCGTCCCGTGTCTGCCCGCCTACATCCTCTTCATGTGCATCCGCCACGCCGACCACGTCAACGACGACCAGAAGGTGGAGTCTCTTCTCACCTCCACCATCAACACCATCAAGAAGGTCCTGAAG aaaaacaacgaGGACTTCGAGATGATCTCCTTCTGGCTCGCCAACACCAGCCGACTGCTGCACTGCCTGAAGCAGTACAGCGGAGACGAG GCCTTCATGACCCAGAACACTGCCAAGCAGAACGAGCACTGCCTGAAGAACTTTGACCTGGCCGAGTACCGGCAGGTGCTGAGCGACCTGTCCATCCAGATCTACCAGCAGCTCATCAAGGTGGCCGAAGGCATCATCCAGCCCATGATCG TGTCGGCCATGTTGGAGAGCGAGAGCATCCCCAGCCTGGCGGGCGTGAAGCCCATGGGCTACCGGAACCGCTCGCACAGCATGGACACCGACGACGGGCCCAGCAGCTACACCCTGGAGGCGCTGATCCGGCAGCTGGGGCAGTTCCACGCCGTCATGCAGGAACACGGGCTGGATCCTGAGATCATCGGGCAGGTGGTGCGGCAGCTGTTCAGCTGCATCAACGCCAACACGCTCAACAACCTGCTGCTGCGCAAGGACGTCTGCTCATGGAGCACCGGCATGCAGCTCAG GTACAACACCAGCCAGATGGAGGAGTGGCTTCGAGCCAACAACCTGCTCCAGAGCAAAGCCGCCGCCACGCTGGAGCCCATCATCCAGGCGgcgcagctgctgcaggtcaagAAGAAGACCACGCAGGACGCCGAGGCCATCTGCACGCTCTGCACCGCGCTCACCACGCAGCAG ATCGTGAAGATCCTGAACCTGTACACGCCTCTGAACGAGTTTGAGGAGCGGGTCACCGTCTCCTTCATCAGAGGCATCCAG AACCGCCTCCAGGAGAGGAACGACCCCCCCCAGCTCCTGCTGGATACCAAGTTCACCTTCCCGGTGTTGTTCCCGTACGCGCCGTCCGCTCTGAGTCTGGACGCGCTGCACATTCCCGCCTCGCTCGGCATCGACTTCCTGGTCAGGGTGTGA